The following DNA comes from Streptomyces sp. NBC_00273.
CTGGCGCGCGCGGAAGACGTGCTCGCGACCTCGGGGGCGGACAGCCTCTCCCTCCGGGCCCTCGCGCGCGACCTCGGCGTCAGCCACGCGGCGCCGGGCCGCCACTTCCGCGACCGGCAGGCGCTGCTGGACGCGCTCGCCGTGGGCGGCTTCACCCGGCTCAACGCGCGCCTCCGGGCCGCCGTGGGCGAGCCCGGTCCCGTCACCAGCCGGCTCGCCCGCATGGGCCGCGCGTACATCGACTTCGCCGTCGCGCACGCCCCGCTGCTGAGCCTGATGTTCACGGCCAAGCACGCCGACCACTCCAGCGCCGAGCTCCGCGAACTCGGCCACCAGAGCCTGGACATCGCCGCCGGACTGCTCTCCCTCGCCCAGCAGGAGGGCGTCGTACGGGCGGGCGACCCGGCCCGGCTCGCCCAGGTCGCCTTCTCCGTGGTGCACGGCCTCGCGGCCCTGGCCGTCGGCTCCCTGCTCGAGGACACGCCGCTGGACGAGGCGACCGACCTCGCCCTCGACGTCCTGCTCACGGGCCTCGGCCCGGTCGGCCCCGAGCCGCGCTCCTAGGAGGTGGCTCGCCGATCGGACCGGACTCGCGTCGCCCGGTCCGATCGGCAAGGCACCTCCTAGCGCATTTCCGTCCGGGGCGCCACCGACGGACCCGGGGATGCGGCCGAACCGATCGGAACACGAGCGCGGATTCCCGCGCGGGGAACGGGGTCGGCACCCCGCCGACCTCCCGTTACGCCGCCGCACGCCGCACGCGGCCCCCTTCCCTTGCCGGAATTCGACGCCACCGATGGCGCATATCGGTTCCTCCGGTCCGATGAACTCCAACGAAAGCCCACATCGGCGAAGTTGGGCGTAGTTATGCTCCCGCCCACCGGTCAGAAGGTCCCCCTTTTCGATAGTTCGAGGACGCCGATGGAGCAAAGAGGTACTCCCCCCGAAAGTCCCCACCTGGAGGGAAGAGCAAGCCG
Coding sequences within:
- a CDS encoding TetR/AcrR family transcriptional regulator; translation: MTTSKEETALADADAPYHHGNLREALLARAEDVLATSGADSLSLRALARDLGVSHAAPGRHFRDRQALLDALAVGGFTRLNARLRAAVGEPGPVTSRLARMGRAYIDFAVAHAPLLSLMFTAKHADHSSAELRELGHQSLDIAAGLLSLAQQEGVVRAGDPARLAQVAFSVVHGLAALAVGSLLEDTPLDEATDLALDVLLTGLGPVGPEPRS